GCCTCAAGCTTGTTCCAGCATAGAAATAGAGCCGGGCTTTGTGCTTGGAGCTGTCAGAGCCGGGGACGCGGCTCCTTTAAGAGTGAGCGGCGAGGGGGCGTGGCCTGGGGGAGCAGGCCCGAAAGGGGGCGCGGCTCCTTTAAGAAGCAGCCGGCGGACCGCGAGGGGGCCCCCGGCCGGCCGGCAGGGGCGCGGTCGCCTTTGGAGCTGCGGCACCGCCCGTAGCACCCCGGTTCCTCGAAGCGGGGTGCGCCCGCTTTTATCGGGGTGCGAGGTGTTGGGGGCGGTGTTACATCAGCCGCCACGTGTGGGCCTCTCAGCTGGTGTGGaggcggcggccccgcccccggccccagcGGTGGAAAAGTACCGGGGCGCCGAGgtccccgccccctcgccccgcccccaggccggCTCCGGCCCCTCCCGGCCCGCCCCGCTAGCCCCCTCCCGGCCCGCGCGGGCCCCGCCGCCTTCCAGCGCCCGCGGCGGCTGCGGGGTGCGGGGCGCCGGCTGGGGGTGCGCGCCCGGCTGCGGGCCCCCGGCCTCACCTGTGgccgcccgggcccgccccgcACGCGCCCGAGTggaggctgggcagggagggcgCGGATTTTCCCCGGAGTAGCCGCCCCCAAGGAACTCCACGGCCGCAGTCCCTGCCCAAcgcgggggcccgggggggggcgCGGACAGAGATCCCGAGGCGCCGGGACCCCTGCGCGGCTCCCCGGCACCGCGGGCGCGCGGGAACCCGGACCCGGCGGGCGGGTGGGCGGGCGGGAAGGGAGGCAGGCCGGCCGGAGGGGCCAGAGAGgcggcggggcctgcggggcgcgGACGGGCGGAGCGGGAGCCCGCACGGGGGCGCAGAGCCGGCCGCAGCCCCCGGCGCGCAGACCCGCTGGCGCCCCAGACGGACCGCGGCGGCGCGGCTCCCGCGCTGCCCGCAcagcccgcgcccgccgcccccgacCGCCCCGGCGTCGGCACGCAGCGCCCCCCCGCTTCGGGAGCGCCCCCCCCGTCTCGCCCGCTGGAGCTCCTTGGTGACAGCGGTGACACCCAGACGCGCGCACCTACCCCGATCTCTGCGGCGAGACAGACACCCTCGTGCGTGCGCCCACACTCTCCCCCGCGGATGCCCGCGTGCAAGCGCGatcgcacacacagacacacgcacacactgcTGCCCGCTGCTCCCGGGGCTTAGCCCCGCGGAGCCACCGAACCCAGACGGACGGCGGGACCGACAGAGGCGCGGGCTCGGCGCGGCCCTCCCCGAGCCCCTTACCATGCTGCAGCCCCCGGCCGGGCGCGCTGGGTCCGCACCGCGGTGCGCCCAGGTGGCTTTCTTAAAGGGAAAGTTGCATCAGCCTCCCGAGGCTCAGCCGCCGCGAgtccgcccgccccgccgcgccgctcGAGGCTCCTCCGGAGCTTGTTGTGTTTTGGTTTCGGGGAGGCGGGGGCCAAGAGTTTGGTGAAAGTTTGGAGAGTGGAGAAGGCTTGGGAGACCTAGCCaagtccctcccctccctgaacGGCTCCCCTggctgctccccccccccttccccgtTTCATCCCCACCCCGCTGGCCGACTTCTCAGGCTCCTCCTCCCAGGGAATAAAATTACAAGGCTCTCCAGCTTTCGGATGATTGATCCCCAGGAACCCCTGGGAGTGGGCTCCGCAAAGGAACCCCCCCTTCTTCGCCCTGGCCTTGCTGCCCGCCGCCTGGGGCCCTTGGAGGAAGCAGTTGTCGTTGCCCACTTCGGACTAGGCTGGAGTGACGCCAGAAGACCTGGGGCACTtcggggggctggggctggagctggcccTCCAGGCCCCTGGGCTTCTGCGCCTGCGTTGCCCCCGGGGAGAAGCCAGAGCAAATTCCATTCCCTTTGGAGCGGTGCCTCTAGGGACTCTGGGCACAGCTGGGTAAGGCCCCGGTCCTGATCCTAGGAACTGGAGGTCTAGGGGGTAATCCTTCCTCCAGGGATGCTCCTTGGACCGCTGGTTTGGGCAGCCCTACTCTGCTGCTGTGTTACGGGGCTGCAGACACCAACCTGGGTCCCTTATTCCCTCCCTGAGGGGACAGACCCGGGTTCCAATACTAGATAAAGGAGACTTTGCCAAAAGCAGtgtgctgagcctcagtttcctcccctgtGAAATGGAGAGGATGAGCTAAGACACGTTGTTCCAGACGCCTCCCTGGGCAGCAATGCCTGGCAGTTGGCGCAGAGTTTGCTTACGTAGTGTAGCAAGAGCCACTAGTTGGTGCTGGCTGTCAGAGAAACAGGTATTGGCCCAGCCTGAGTGAGGCATCTGCCTGGAAGGGGCCCAGCCCGGAGAGATAGTGCCCCCTCTGTACCTGGACTTGATTCCTCACTGTTGTCTGGTCAGGAGACTGGCTTTATTCCCTGGGGACAGTCAGCCTCCAAGAAGCTGATGCACACACGCCAAAGTCACAGAAGTGAGATTCCACTTTATTAATTTACAATCAGAGGCACTGAGCAAGATAATAGGTATCAGGCACAGACATTTCCTGACCACAGGAGCGCTCTCAGGCTGCACACAGCCCATTTCACAGACTTTCCCCAGGGCCCTAGGCTCTGAACTTACAACCTATTTACATTGGGAGACCTGATTAGATCTGGAAAGACTATCTCATCAcaagattatttgcttttttactttGTTCGCAAACCTAGCAGGTATAGCATGTTTGGGAGTTATACTCTCCCATGAACGAATCGCAagtgtcttgtgtgtgtgtgtgctgagtgTGCCTCTACCGGGGCAGTCGTCATGCCCCTGCCCCTGTGGATTTGTGCAGGTGGATCTGTGTTTCTGGAGAAGTGTCTGTGGGCACACTGCAGCAGCTCTGTGTAGCAGTGTGGGGGTGTCCCCAACTCCGGGGACGGGCACATCTAATCCAAGCCCTCCTTGACCCTCTGGCCTAGGACAAATTCTGTTTctggtctccctccctctcccctgaaGCTTGTCAAAAAGGGCCACCAGTTGGGGAAGGCAGAGTGGAGACTCTTGGAAGAAgcccccaggggcacctgggtgtctcagtggttgagtatctgcctttggctctggtcgtgatcccggggtcctgggatccagtcctgcattgggctccctgctgggagcctgcttctccctctgcctctctctctcatgaatgaataaataaataaataaataaataaataaataaataaataaaatcttaaaaaaaaaaagaaaagaaagaaaaggccacCGGTAGGGAGTGGGGACAAGGAAGTGTGTGAGAGGGCAGGACGATGGCCTCCTTCTCTCTTGAAGCAATAGACAGAGGGTAAAGGGGCACAGGAAGAGAAGCCCAAGCCTATCTGAAGTTTCTGATGATTATTGTGACCCAAGGAAACCGGGACTTCTTACCTCACACTAAGGCATCCATGTGAAGGGAGGTCGGGATACTCAGAGCCAGATGCCCAGGaagccccggggccctgggggctgggggcaggggagggtggggtgctCAGGGTTTAGCTCTCTGAGGCCTTAtctggaagatagtttggcaTGAATCCAAGGCAAGGAGGCAGTCATCACCTTAGTCCATGGGTTGGGGAGAAAAGATTTTCCCTGGGGTGTTTAGGGAAGTTGGAAATTTGCTCTTGAGGGTTTTGCTAGACAGAGATGAcataacacaaaatatatttgtacacaTGTAGAGAGATTCATGGATGTGTACATTTTACCCGCCTTGATCTAGAAAGGACTTCAGGCAGCTATACAGTGAGTTGAATCCGGAGGAGAAACTTGAGAAAGATTTTGGTTTGAAAAgccagctaaaaaaaaaaaaaaaaaaaaaaaaaaccagctccGTGAGACAGGGAGGAGAGCGGctattgttggtttttttttttttttttttggctttttttttttttccaactagaATGAGGCCCCAAGGGAGACAGGTCTGGGCTGAGCCCAGGTCAGAAACTGGGATGGCCTTGTCCCTGGCTGTGAGCTCCTGGCCCGGGGCAGCTGGTCCACAAAGTGGGAAGGGCATGGCTAAGCCTGGGCCGCTGTCAGGAGAGTGGGGAATCAGGCCTGGGACAGACAGGAGGACCGAAGGGGTCAGAGGACCTGCTGACCTGCTTCTTCCGGGGCCAGGGCGGCAAGAGGGCAGGCGGCAGAGGGCCCCACCCACTGTGGGCTAAGGTGTGTCTCCCAAGCCTCCAGTTATTGTGCCATTTCCTGGGAGGGCTGCACCCAGCGTCAGATCCCCCAGTGCTGGCTGGTTTCCTCCTTTGTTGTCGTCAGCCCGCAGGATCAAGGCCTCTGTCGGGACACACAGAGTTGGCTTAGGTGTATGTGTGCGGCGACAGGAATAAGGCCACACTTGGGCCACTTCTGAAGGGCACTGAAGGAGCTGGTGGCATTGGGGAGTTGGtggaggggtgcagaggggccCTGCCGAGACGTCGGGGGAGGGTGGACACTGTTTTGAGCTGCAGCCTGGCCCGACCATTGGCCTCCACCTCCTTGGAGTCCCAGCCTCAGAGGCAGGGCAGGATTACTGGGAGTGGCCTGCATGGGCTCTGctctcagattctttctcccttgaACTTGGAGCCCAGTGGTCGGTGCCTGGCACCTCCAAATTGGTTCCCGATCCAGGGGGGATCCATGTCTGTGGGGTTCCATGTGTCCCTCAGACTGTTCTGTTGTGCTGCCTCTGGCCCTGGTCCATGGGGGCAGTACGAGCCAATCATGGGCTCAGAGCAGGGTGCCAGGCTGGATCATAGCAGCTCTGGGTGAAATTAGGCCTATAGATTGGAAACGTTGGCTTTGGCCCTGTCTGGGGGGTAGCCCCAATGTCCAGAGCATGCAAAGCTCTGATTCTGAAACACCATAGAGCTCCCCAAATTCAGAATCCCCAATGCCAAGGGTGCCGGAGCTCCCAACACCATAGAGAACCCAAACTCAGAGTTCTCAATTCCCAGAGCCTCGTGGGTCCAATACCCAGGGGGTCTCAGCCCAGGGTACCCAACATCTAGACCACCCAACATTCCTAATATCCAATTTTGAGCGCCAATGTCCCAACCCACCGGAACACACCCAAAGGGGAGGAGCAGTGGGCCTACATGGCCCAGGGCCCTCCAGAGACGGGTATAACCTGGGGAGTGGCTGTCACTGAAGTTGGGGCCATCAGTGGTGGTGGAAACAGCAGTAATGCTTCCCTGATGCCCCCATCTTGGGTCTGGAGAGGTCAAGAGGGACAGCAGGAGGGATGGCTTTCCCAGTCACAGGGCCTATATAATCCAGTGTCCATTTACTCACCACATAGGAGTGTGCATCCTCTGGGAACTGGCTAATCTCTAGGAATAGAGTCATGAGAGAAAAGGGGTCCCTGCTCTCGATATGGGATGTATGACGATGTGCTTGTGCCAGTGCGTTGGTGTGGGTCACCATCTGTGGCCCATGTGGCTGAGGGCATGGCTGTGAGATGCGACAGCTGTCGGCATGTCATGGTGTTGGTGAGAGGCTGTGAACATAAACTGTGTCAGCAGGTGACTCTCAGAACTGGGGCTggctatgtctgtctgtctggccaTCCGTTACAGTCCCTCCCTGCCTCACTGCTGCCCAAGGGAAGTGATGCAAGGTCCCTGTGCCCCACGAGcaggcctccctgtggggagcagggCGCTGGGGGAGAGCTAGAGGTGATACCCAGAGCCACCCTGCAGTGGGCCTAGAGATTGCCCCCACTGCTCCCGCCCCTGCTGGAC
This region of Vulpes lagopus strain Blue_001 chromosome 23, ASM1834538v1, whole genome shotgun sequence genomic DNA includes:
- the LOC121481033 gene encoding translation initiation factor IF-2-like, translating into MVIAGVEAAAPPPAPAVEKYRGAEVPAPSPRPQAGSGPSRPAPLAPSRPARAPPPSSARGGCGPPPRNSTAAVPAQRGGPGGGADRDPEAPGPLRGSPAPRARGNPDPAGGWAGGKGGRPAGGAREAAGPAGRGRAEREPARGRRAGRSPRRADPLAPQTDRGGAAPALPAQPAPAAPDRPGVGTQRPPASGAPPPSRPLELLGDSGDTQTRAPTPISAARQTPSCVRPHSPPRMPACKRDRTHRHTHTLLPAAPGA